From a region of the Hymenobacter jejuensis genome:
- a CDS encoding fumarate reductase/succinate dehydrogenase flavoprotein subunit, with translation MTLDSKIPEGPLAEKWDNHKFNVKLVNPANKRKYDIIVVGTGLAGASAAASLAELGYNVKAFTYHDSPRRAHSIAAQGGINAAKNYQNDGDSVFRLFYDTIKGGDYRAREANVYRLAQVSVNIIDQCVAQGVPFAREYGGLLANRSFGGAQVSRTFYARGQTGQQLLLGAYSALSRQVAYGKVKMYTRSEMLDLVVVDGQARGIITRNLITGEIQTHAAHAVVLATGGYGNVFYLSTNAKYCNVTASWRAHKKGAFFANPCFTQIHPTCIPVSGDYQSKLTLMSESLRNDGRVWVPKAKGDKRDPRQIPEEERDYFLERKYPAFGNLVPRDVASRNAKLMCDEGRGVGTTGLAVYLDFGDVIKREGADKVSQKYGNLFEMYEKITGENPYELPMRIYPAVHYTMGGLWVDYNLQTTIPGLYATGECNFSDHGANRLGASALMQGLADGYFVIPYTIGDYLAKTPPVPVTTQHPAFAEAEAFVRQRTEKLLSIKGNRTPNEFHKALGHIMWEYCGMARNAEGLQHAKREIQKLRQEFWQDLKLTGTNEELNQMLENAGRVADFIELGELMVDDALHRNESCGGHFREEYQTPENEALRDDENFAYVAAWEYTGDNQPERLNKEELEFENVKLTQRSYK, from the coding sequence ATGACACTGGACTCAAAAATCCCTGAAGGACCCTTAGCCGAAAAGTGGGACAACCATAAGTTCAACGTGAAGCTCGTCAACCCCGCCAACAAGCGGAAGTACGACATCATTGTGGTGGGCACAGGCTTGGCTGGCGCTTCGGCAGCAGCTTCGCTGGCCGAGCTAGGCTACAATGTGAAGGCCTTCACATACCATGATTCGCCACGGCGCGCGCACTCGATTGCGGCGCAAGGTGGCATCAACGCAGCTAAAAACTACCAGAACGACGGCGACTCAGTCTTCCGTCTGTTCTATGACACCATCAAAGGCGGTGACTACCGCGCTCGCGAGGCCAACGTGTATCGCTTGGCGCAGGTATCGGTGAATATCATCGACCAGTGCGTGGCGCAGGGTGTGCCGTTTGCCCGCGAATACGGCGGACTGCTGGCCAACCGCTCTTTCGGGGGTGCACAGGTAAGCCGGACGTTCTACGCACGTGGCCAAACTGGTCAGCAGTTGTTGCTCGGTGCTTACTCGGCCCTCTCCCGGCAGGTTGCCTATGGAAAGGTAAAGATGTACACCCGCAGCGAAATGCTTGATTTAGTGGTAGTTGACGGGCAAGCCCGCGGCATTATCACGCGTAACCTCATTACGGGGGAAATCCAGACGCATGCGGCGCACGCCGTGGTGCTGGCTACGGGCGGCTACGGCAACGTATTCTACCTAAGCACCAACGCGAAGTATTGCAACGTTACGGCTTCGTGGCGGGCGCACAAGAAGGGAGCTTTCTTTGCTAACCCGTGCTTCACCCAGATTCACCCTACCTGCATTCCGGTGTCGGGCGATTACCAGTCGAAGCTGACGCTGATGTCGGAATCGCTGCGCAACGACGGCCGCGTGTGGGTACCCAAAGCCAAAGGCGACAAGCGCGACCCGCGCCAGATTCCGGAGGAAGAACGCGACTACTTCTTGGAGCGCAAATACCCGGCTTTTGGTAACCTCGTACCCCGTGACGTGGCCTCCCGCAATGCCAAACTCATGTGCGACGAAGGTCGTGGCGTGGGCACAACGGGCTTGGCAGTATACCTCGATTTCGGCGACGTTATTAAGCGCGAAGGGGCCGACAAGGTGAGCCAGAAGTACGGCAACCTGTTTGAGATGTACGAGAAGATCACGGGCGAAAACCCATATGAGCTTCCTATGCGCATCTATCCGGCGGTGCACTACACCATGGGTGGTCTGTGGGTTGACTATAACCTGCAAACGACCATTCCTGGCCTTTACGCTACGGGCGAGTGCAACTTCTCCGATCACGGTGCCAACCGACTCGGTGCTTCGGCTCTGATGCAAGGATTGGCTGATGGCTATTTCGTAATCCCTTATACCATAGGCGATTACCTAGCCAAGACGCCACCCGTTCCGGTTACGACGCAGCACCCTGCATTTGCCGAAGCCGAAGCTTTCGTACGGCAGCGCACGGAAAAGCTGCTGAGCATCAAGGGCAACCGCACGCCCAACGAGTTCCACAAAGCGCTGGGCCACATTATGTGGGAATACTGCGGCATGGCGCGCAATGCCGAGGGCTTGCAGCACGCCAAGCGTGAAATTCAGAAGCTGCGGCAGGAATTCTGGCAGGATTTGAAGCTAACCGGCACCAACGAAGAGCTAAATCAGATGTTGGAAAACGCTGGCCGCGTTGCCGACTTCATCGAACTAGGTGAGCTGATGGTAGACGACGCCCTGCACCGCAACGAAAGCTGCGGCGGCCACTTCCGCGAGGAATACCAGACGCCCGAAAACGAGGCTTTGCGCGACGACGAGAATTTTGCTTACGTAGCGGCTTGGGAGTATACGGGTGATAATCAGCCCGAAAGACTGAACAAAGAAGAACTTGAATTCGAAAACGTAAAGCTCACGCAGCGCAGCTATAAATAA
- a CDS encoding succinate dehydrogenase/fumarate reductase iron-sulfur subunit, whose protein sequence is MNLTLKVWRQKNRNAEGRIVEYQVKDISPEMSFLEMLDVLNEDLLHKGDEPVAFDHDCREGICGSCNLFINGRAHGPEKGTTTCQLHMRKFHDGDTITIEPWRANAFPVNRDLSVDRSAFDRIIQAGGYVSVNTGGAPDGNEIPIPKDIADRAFEAATCIACGACVAACKNASAMLFVSAKVSQLALLPQGHAERKTRVENMVAQMDKEGFGACSNIGQCAAECPVGISLENIAILNREFISAKATSNNLS, encoded by the coding sequence ATGAACCTTACCCTGAAGGTGTGGCGGCAGAAAAACCGCAACGCTGAAGGGCGCATTGTGGAATATCAAGTGAAAGACATTTCGCCCGAAATGTCGTTTCTGGAAATGTTGGACGTGCTCAACGAAGATCTCCTCCACAAAGGAGATGAGCCAGTAGCATTCGACCACGACTGCCGCGAAGGAATCTGCGGCTCGTGCAATCTGTTTATCAATGGCCGTGCGCACGGCCCGGAGAAAGGCACTACTACCTGCCAGCTCCACATGCGCAAGTTCCACGACGGCGACACCATCACAATTGAGCCTTGGCGCGCCAATGCGTTCCCGGTAAATCGTGATCTAAGCGTCGATCGCTCGGCTTTCGACCGCATCATTCAGGCCGGCGGCTACGTGAGCGTGAACACTGGCGGCGCCCCCGACGGCAACGAAATTCCGATTCCGAAAGATATTGCGGATCGTGCTTTCGAAGCAGCTACCTGCATCGCGTGCGGCGCCTGCGTGGCGGCCTGCAAAAACGCTTCGGCTATGCTGTTTGTATCGGCAAAGGTTTCGCAGCTGGCATTGCTGCCTCAGGGCCATGCCGAGCGCAAAACTCGCGTTGAGAACATGGTAGCTCAGATGGATAAGGAAGGATTCGGTGCCTGCTCCAACATCGGCCAGTGTGCTGCCGAGTGTCCGGTGGGGATTTCGCTGGAAAATATCGCTATTCTGAACCGCGAATTTATCAGCGCCAAAGCGACCTCGAATAACCTCTCGTAG
- a CDS encoding NADPH-dependent FMN reductase, giving the protein MITIIAGTNRPNSRARRIANVYAHLLAELGAEHQILDLLELPIDFATSALYANTGKHEEFNRLVQLASSADKLVFVVPEYNCSFPGVLKTFIDGLPYPGGIRGKKAALVGLSTGTQGGILALNHLTDVLMYLGTTVLPTRMRLPLVDQYLTEEGELQHDLYKQLLREQAAELLAF; this is encoded by the coding sequence ATGATTACCATCATTGCCGGTACCAATCGGCCAAACTCTCGGGCTCGCCGTATTGCCAATGTATATGCGCACCTTCTGGCCGAACTCGGCGCCGAACATCAGATACTGGATCTGCTGGAGCTGCCCATCGATTTTGCCACGTCGGCGTTATATGCCAATACAGGCAAGCATGAAGAGTTTAACCGCTTAGTGCAACTTGCCAGCTCAGCCGACAAACTGGTATTTGTAGTTCCCGAATACAATTGCTCCTTTCCGGGCGTACTCAAAACATTCATCGACGGCTTGCCCTACCCCGGTGGCATCCGGGGGAAGAAAGCCGCTTTGGTGGGTCTTTCGACGGGCACGCAGGGCGGCATTCTGGCGCTCAATCATCTTACCGACGTGCTGATGTACCTCGGCACGACAGTGTTGCCTACCCGCATGCGCCTGCCCTTGGTTGACCAATACCTGACCGAGGAAGGCGAGCTTCAGCACGACTTATACAAGCAACTACTACGCGAGCAGGCTGCAGAGTTGCTGGCCTTTTAA
- a CDS encoding MbnP family protein has protein sequence MCATVLLSSCGDKDNSSPATETGTLDLEMEHIVGTQALELNRATPYTTTAGDQFKVTTFNYYISNIKLKKADGTEYVQPDSYYLVKESIANSKRLTLDKIPVGDYTGITFTIGVDSARNVAGAQMGALDPSNNMFWDWNSGYIFLKMEGTSDQAPSKSLIFHVGGFKKPYNAIRTVSPSLNGKTVLVRTDHSPEMHFHVDLLKLFTGIRFADASSNSHSAGPSAVRIADNYAAGMFTVDHIHAN, from the coding sequence TTGTGCGCGACTGTTTTGCTTAGCAGTTGCGGCGACAAAGACAACAGCTCCCCCGCTACCGAAACAGGCACGCTGGACTTGGAAATGGAGCATATTGTGGGCACGCAAGCGCTGGAACTGAATCGTGCTACGCCCTATACTACGACGGCCGGCGATCAGTTTAAGGTCACAACCTTTAATTATTACATTTCCAACATCAAGCTTAAGAAAGCCGATGGCACTGAATACGTGCAGCCGGATAGCTATTACTTGGTGAAGGAATCCATTGCGAATTCAAAGCGCCTTACGCTCGACAAAATACCTGTGGGCGATTACACGGGCATCACGTTCACCATCGGCGTGGACAGCGCGCGCAACGTGGCCGGCGCCCAGATGGGCGCTCTCGACCCTAGCAACAACATGTTCTGGGACTGGAATTCGGGCTACATTTTCCTGAAAATGGAGGGCACATCCGACCAAGCGCCTTCTAAAAGTTTGATCTTCCACGTGGGCGGCTTCAAGAAGCCTTATAATGCTATTCGAACTGTATCGCCGTCGCTGAACGGCAAAACGGTGTTGGTCCGCACCGACCACAGCCCGGAAATGCACTTTCACGTGGATTTGCTGAAGCTCTTTACCGGTATTCGTTTCGCCGATGCCAGTAGCAACAGCCACAGCGCCGGCCCCAGTGCAGTGCGGATAGCCGACAACTATGCGGCGGGCATGTTTACGGTCGATCACATCCACGCCAACTAG
- a CDS encoding cytochrome-c peroxidase — MKRTLTASLAFWGLAGLLVASCQSEAEVAPSEAVPGSVLPANFPAPAYALDQNPPSREAFELGRILFYEPMLSRDGSVSCGSCHQQFVAFANADHRVSHGVAGRLGTRNAPALQNLRWKRDFFWDGGPKNLETLPLAPLTNPLEMDETLENVLHKLNNITEYQQRFFKLYGRQPIDSYQFLRTLAQFTAGLTSANSRYDQYVRHEPGGELTAAELRGRAVLAQKCAACHSTDLFTDDSFHNNGLDRQFATDSGRAHVTAVRADVGLFKVPSLRNVAQTAPYMHDGRFQTLAQVLEHYDHGVVESPTLDPILRRSDGQLGIPLTRQEKSDLVAFFNTLTDQEFLKDKRLSERP, encoded by the coding sequence ATGAAAAGGACGCTGACGGCGTCGCTGGCCTTCTGGGGGCTGGCGGGGCTGCTCGTAGCGAGCTGCCAATCGGAGGCAGAAGTAGCGCCCTCAGAAGCGGTGCCCGGCTCCGTATTGCCCGCTAATTTTCCGGCCCCGGCCTACGCTCTGGACCAAAACCCGCCGAGCCGAGAGGCATTTGAGCTGGGACGGATCTTGTTTTACGAGCCGATGTTATCGCGCGATGGATCGGTTTCGTGCGGCAGTTGTCACCAACAGTTCGTGGCCTTTGCCAACGCCGATCACCGGGTTAGCCACGGCGTAGCCGGCCGCTTGGGCACCCGCAATGCGCCGGCTTTGCAGAACCTGCGGTGGAAGCGCGACTTCTTCTGGGATGGTGGGCCCAAAAACCTCGAAACGTTGCCGCTGGCACCCCTTACCAACCCTTTGGAAATGGACGAAACGCTCGAAAACGTGTTGCACAAGCTCAACAATATCACCGAGTATCAGCAGCGCTTTTTCAAGCTTTACGGAAGGCAGCCCATTGATTCATACCAATTTTTGCGTACGCTGGCCCAGTTTACGGCCGGCCTGACTTCTGCAAACTCGCGCTACGATCAGTATGTGCGCCACGAGCCGGGTGGCGAGCTCACTGCGGCCGAGTTGCGCGGCCGCGCCGTGTTAGCGCAGAAATGCGCTGCGTGCCACAGCACCGATCTGTTCACCGACGATTCGTTTCACAACAATGGCCTCGACCGCCAGTTTGCGACGGACTCGGGGCGGGCGCACGTCACGGCGGTGCGCGCTGATGTTGGGCTTTTTAAGGTGCCTTCGCTGCGCAATGTGGCCCAGACGGCGCCCTACATGCACGACGGCCGCTTTCAAACCCTGGCTCAAGTGCTAGAACATTACGACCACGGCGTGGTCGAATCCCCCACCCTCGACCCAATCCTGCGCCGCTCCGATGGGCAACTAGGCATTCCGCTTACCAGACAAGAAAAAAGCGACCTAGTTGCCTTTTTCAACACCCTCACCGATCAAGAATTTTTAAAGGACAAGCGCTTGTCAGAGCGGCCTTAA
- a CDS encoding voltage-gated chloride channel family protein: MSRYFTALLAEYRPLLLFAVRWLAICAVVGALAGTASAGFLVALDWVTQWRESHLWIIALLPVGGLLVGLLYHYLGRSVEGGNNLLLDEIHSPKAVVPLRMAPLVLLGTLLTHFFGGSAGREGTAVQMGAALADQLTKLFRLHARDRNLLLIAGISAGFASVFGTPLAGAVFGLEVFLIGRLRYDAILPSFLAAICADYVTRAWGVGHTHYPLLHAPTYSITGLLSAAAAGIAFGLAGRLFGVATHAVGRLFKRYIAWPPLRPAVGGVLVALLVWALGTTRYIGLGIPTIVQSFWEPVSGYAFALKILLTALTLGASFKGGEVTPLFFVGATLGNALSGALPLPMPLLAGMGFVAVFAGAANTPLACTFMAVELFGHECGLYVGLACVVSYLFSGHRGIYSAQMIGQSKHGLWVRQQGKRLRDLH; this comes from the coding sequence ATGAGCCGATATTTTACTGCTTTGCTGGCCGAGTACCGGCCTCTGCTGCTGTTTGCGGTGCGCTGGTTGGCCATTTGTGCGGTGGTAGGCGCGTTGGCGGGTACGGCCTCGGCAGGCTTTTTGGTAGCGCTCGACTGGGTGACGCAGTGGCGCGAGTCGCACCTCTGGATTATTGCTTTGCTGCCGGTGGGCGGCTTGCTAGTGGGGCTGCTCTACCATTATTTGGGCCGGAGTGTGGAAGGCGGCAACAACCTGCTGCTCGACGAAATTCACTCGCCCAAAGCTGTAGTACCCCTGCGCATGGCACCGCTGGTGCTACTCGGAACGCTACTTACGCACTTTTTTGGTGGTTCGGCGGGGCGAGAAGGCACGGCCGTGCAAATGGGCGCCGCCCTGGCCGACCAACTGACCAAGCTCTTCCGCCTGCATGCACGCGATCGTAACCTGCTGCTCATCGCGGGCATTAGCGCAGGTTTTGCATCCGTATTCGGGACGCCGCTGGCGGGTGCGGTGTTTGGCCTGGAAGTATTCCTGATTGGCCGCTTGCGCTACGATGCCATTCTGCCCAGTTTTTTGGCCGCCATTTGTGCCGATTACGTTACGCGGGCCTGGGGCGTGGGCCATACGCACTATCCGTTGTTGCACGCCCCGACTTACAGCATAACTGGACTGCTTAGCGCGGCGGCGGCGGGTATTGCGTTTGGGTTGGCCGGACGGCTGTTTGGCGTGGCTACGCATGCCGTCGGGCGCTTATTCAAGCGCTACATTGCGTGGCCGCCTTTGCGGCCGGCAGTAGGAGGGGTGCTGGTCGCGCTGCTAGTTTGGGCGCTGGGCACAACGCGCTACATCGGGTTGGGCATACCGACTATCGTACAGTCTTTTTGGGAACCCGTGTCTGGTTACGCCTTCGCGCTCAAGATCTTGCTGACGGCACTTACGCTCGGGGCCAGCTTTAAAGGTGGCGAGGTGACGCCGTTGTTTTTCGTGGGCGCTACGCTTGGCAACGCGCTTTCGGGCGCCTTGCCGCTGCCCATGCCGTTGCTGGCGGGCATGGGGTTTGTGGCGGTGTTTGCCGGCGCAGCCAATACGCCGCTGGCCTGCACGTTTATGGCCGTCGAGCTGTTTGGCCACGAGTGCGGCCTGTACGTGGGGCTGGCCTGCGTGGTGAGCTATCTGTTTTCGGGTCACCGCGGCATTTACTCTGCCCAGATGATTGGGCAGAGTAAGCACGGACTATGGGTGCGCCAGCAAGGCAAACGCCTGCGCGATTTGCATTAG